Sequence from the Flavobacterium sp. J372 genome:
CTGTCGCAAACGGCAAAGAGGCGCTTGATACGGCTGGTCACATGAACCCGGCGCTTATACTCAGCGATATCATGATGCCTGTAATGGATGGCATTGAAATGCTGAAGGAGATAAAAAAGAACCCGATTACAGCGATGATACCTGTTGTGCTGCTTACTGCGCGTGCAGGAGAAGAGTCGCGCATTGAAGGTTATGAAACAGGCGCTGATGATTACCTTGTTAAGCCGTTTTCTGCCAAAGAGCTTACGGCGCGCATACGTTCACAAATAAAAATTACCAAGACCAGAGACCATATACGTAAACAGCTGCACAACGTCTTTATGCAGTCGCCAATGGCGGTAAGCATTTTACGCGGAAGCGATTTTGTTATAGAAATGGCAAACCCATACATGCTTGAACTGTGGGGTAAAGACTTAAATAAAGTTTTAAATAAGCCAATAGCTGAAGCCTTGCCGGAAGCCGTTGACCAGGGTTTTGACAAACTTCTGACACAGGTGTTTGAAACCGGTGAAAGCTACATTGACGAAGAATGCCCTTTTTATCACCAGAAAGACGGCAGTAGAAAGGAGTTGTATGTAAAGTTCATCTATAAGGCCATGTATGATGAAGATAATAACCCGGCAGGTATAATAGTTGTGGCACATGATGTTACGCAACAGGTAATCTCGCGAAAAGCCGTAGAAGAAAGCGAGGCTAAATTCAGGCATCTCATAAGGAAGGCGCCTATGGGCATCATTATCGTGAAAGGCCCTGACCTTGTTTTTGAAGAAGCTAATGACCGCTACCTGCAATACCGCGGCAAAACAGCCAAACAGATTATTGGCAAACCTATGACTATAGCCATACCGCAATTAAAGGGCACTGCTATAGAGAAAAACGCTCTAACATTGTTAAATACCGGTAAAGAGCAAATTCACAAAGAAGTAGCGGCTGAAGTTGAGAAAGACGGAAAGATTGAAACGAGATATTTTAATTCCATTTTCCAACCGCTTATAGAAGGTGATAAAGTTACCGGCGTAATAATGATAATTGACGATGTTACTGAAGAGGTGATTGCACGCAAACTGAAAGAGCAGAATGAAAAAGACCTGCAGCTTGTGCTTGAAACCATGCCGCATATGGCTTTCAGGGGTGATGCTAACGGTAAAATCAATTATTACAACCAAAAATACTATGAGTATACCGGGCTTACCTTTGAGGAGGCGAAGAATGACGGCTGGCGTAAAGCTATTCACCCCGATATGCTAGATAAAATGGCTCGTGACTGGCAACAGGCAATAAAAGATGGGGTTGAGTATGGTGAAACGTTCCTGATAAGGCGAAAGGATGGCATGTACCGCTGGCACTTATCGCGCGTGGTGGCACTGCATGACGAGCAGGGAAATGTTACCCAATGGGTGGGTACAATGACAGATATACATGACCAGAAAATATTCAGTGAAAAGCTTGAAGCGATGGTAAACCACCGTACTGAAGAGCTGCACAGGTCTAACACGCTGCTGGCCAGAAAAAATACTGAGCTGGAGCAGTCTAACCGCGAACTGGAGTCTTTCAACTACATTGCAAGCCATGACTTGCAGGAGCCTTTGCGAAAAATACGTACATTTATAAACATGCTTGGCGATGGCGCCCGAAATGAAAACTTTGAAACCTATCTTTCAAAAATTGACTCTTCAGCCGAGCGTATGTCGCAGCTTATAAATGCCGTACTGTCTTACAGCCGCCTTTCAGGATCCAGCGACAATTTTGTACAGACAAACCTCAACGAGATACTGCGCCATGTAATTACAGACTTTGAACTTGTAATTGAAGAGAAAGGGGCTATCATAGAAAGTACAGACCTGCCAGCAATTGATGCAGTGCCATTTCAGGTGAATCAATTGTTTTGCAACCTGATAAGCAATTCTTTAAAGTATAGTACCAGGAAACCTGTTATCAAAATCTCCTCAACGGTTGTCCATGGGTATGATATACCTGAATTTATAGGTAAAGAGATTGGGCAAAAATTTGCCGAAATACGGTTTACCGATAACGGAATTGGGTTTGAAGAGCAGTACAGCCGCCAGATATTCAAGCTTTTCCAGCGCCTGCATGGCCGTACAGAGTATAGCGGCACAGGAATAGGCCTAAGCATCTGCAAAAGGATTGTTGATAAGCACAACGGCTACATTCGTGCAGAATCGGTATTGGGAGAAGGATCAACTTTCATAATTTTGCTTCCGCTGAAACAAAATAACCGCTAATACTACATATACATAAATTTAAAAATTAATGCAGCATATTATAGACCGCTTTATAAGCTACGTAACTGTTGATACAGAAAGTGACCCTAACTCAAACACAACACCAAGCACTGCCAAGCAATGGGACCTGGCCAACCAACTGGTTGAAGAGCTTAAAGCCATTGGCATGCAGGATGTAACCATTGACGAGCATGCTTATATTATGGCGACACTGCCATCAAATGTAGAGCATGACGTGCCTGTGATAGGTTTTATTTCACATTTTGATACCACGCCTGATTTTACTGGAGCCAATGTAAAGCCACAGATTATAAAAGATTATGACGGTGGCGATATCATCCTCAATAAAGAGCAGGATATTGTACTATCTCCTTCATATTTCAGTGATTTGCTTCAATACAAAGGGCAGACCATTATCACTACTGACGGCACTACCCTGCTTGGCGCTGATGATAAAGCCGGCATTACAGAGATTGTTACCGCAATGGAATATCTTATTCAGCACCCTGAAATAAAGCATGGAAAGATACGTGTTGGCTTTACACCTGATGAAGAAATCGGCCGCGGAGCACACAAGTTCGACGTGGCAAAATTCGGCGCTGAATGGGCATATACAATGGATGGCAGCCAGATTGGCGAACTCGAATATGAGAACTTCAACGCTGCCGGAGCAAAAATTACTTTTAAGGGAAAAAGCGTCCACCCGGGTTATGCCAAAGGGAAAATGATCAACTCTATGCTTTTGGCAAACAAGTTTATCTCAAAACTGCCGAAAGAAGAAGTGCCCGAGCGTACCAGTGGTTATGAAGGTTTCTTTCACGTTACAGGAATCAGCGGAAGCATTGAAGAAACTACGGTGCAGCTTATCATCCGCGACCATGACAAACGCCGGTTTGAAAAGCGCAAGGCATTAGTAAAACAAATTTCAGATAAGATTAACCGTAAATACAAAAAGCAGTTTGGCGGTGACATTGCAGTTTGTGAAATTAACGACCAGTATTTCAACATGAAGGAAAAGGTCGAGCCTGTAATGCATATTGTTGAAATTGCCGAGCGTGCCATGAATGAGCTGGGCATAAAGCCAATCATCAAGCCAATACGCGGTGGGACGGATGGTTCTCAGCTTTCATACATGGGCCTGCCCTGCCCGAATATTTTTGCCGGAGGGCATAATTTTCACGGAAAGTATGAGTATGTGCCGGTTGAGAGTATGCAGCGTGCTGTAGAGGTAATAGTAAAGATTGCCGAAATCACCGCTGAAAAGAAATAGCATGGAAAAGGAAGTAAAAGTCTGGGATAAGCAGCATGAATGGGCTGTAGAGATTGAAAGCCTTAAAACCATACTCGCGAAAACCCAGCTGGTTGAAACCGTGAAATGGGGTGCGCCGGTTTACACTTACAATGGTAAAAATGTGGTAGGCATCGCAGGCTTTAAAAACTATTTTACGCTTTGGTTTTACAAAGGTGTTCTCCTGAAAGATGAAGCAGGGAAATTGGTGAGCGCCGATGATAAAACCAAATCGCTGCGGCAATGGAGGTTTGCATCAGTAAATGAGCTTGATGAAAAACTAATTCTTCACTATGTGAATGAAGCCATTGAAATTGAGAAAGCCGGGCTGGCCATTAAACCGGAGAAGAAAAGTAATGCAGTACCTGAACTGTTGCAGCAGGCATTAGGCGAAAATGATGAACTAAAGGCTGCCTTCTCAAAACTCACTCCAGGAAAGCAGCGTGAATATTCAGAGTATATCGCTGAAGCCAAACAGGAGAAAACTAAATTATCCCGACTTGAGAAGATAAAACCTATGATATTGGAAGGCAAAGGCCTTAACGATAAATACAAATAAAAAAATCCCGGTATCGACCGGGATTTTTTTATTTTTTCTCTTCTTTCGGAGCGTTAAGCTTTTGGCTTAGCTCAGGTGATATAGCCGAGCGTTCCATCTTCAGCTTACCGGCCATGGTTTCAATCACCACTGTAGCGTTACCTTCAGTAATTTCGGCAATCTTACCGTGAATACCGCTTTTCGTGATTATTTTGTCGCCAACTTTCAGTTCGCTTTCAAATTGCTTTTCAAGCTTCATTTTTTTCTGCTGCGGCCTTATCATTAAAAAGTAAACCACTGCAAACATTAATATGATTGGCAGAAATTGTTGTAATTGTTCCATTATAAAATTATTAGTGTGCAGGTGCAGCAATTGCAGTTGCACCACCGGTTATGTTAGCTTTAAAAGTTAGGGTCTCAGTACCTTTAACTGTATTCATGGTAACGGTAATGGTTTTATTCTGGCTGCCGCTTTTTCCTGTAGAGTCAAACACAGCCTTGATTTCACCCGATTCTCCCGGTTTTACAGGAGTTTGGGTATAGCTTGGTACGGTACAGCCACAGCTTGGCTTTGCGCTGCTTATAACAAGGTCCGCCGTACCCGTATTTGTAAACTTGTAAACATGCTCAACCTTCTCGCCCGATTTGATATCACCAAAATCGTGCTCAAGGCTTTCAAATTTAGCTTCAGCCAGCTTACCTGAATTTGCATGAGCCATTTCGGCCTGGCGGGCTGCAGTGTCATCAATGCGCAGTGCAGCATTTTCTTTATTGCAGGCTGTCAGCGCAAGCGATGCAACAGCAGCCACAGTAAAAAGTTTTTTAATCATATCTCTATTCATTTTATGGTTCTGAATTATAGTAGTCCCCTGCCTGTTTTTATCATCTTGTTGCCACCCTGGTATTCTTTTACCAGGTTATCAAGTATACCATTGATAAATATGCTGCTCTTGGGGGTTGAATATTCCTTAGCAATCTCCAGGTACTCATTTATGGTAACTTTCACAGGGATTGACGGGAATTTCAAAAATTCGCATATCGCCATCTTCAGGATAATTGCATCTACCTCGGCAATACGCTCTGTATCCCAATTAGGGGTTTTATCAATAAACTCCTTTGTAAGCTCAACCTCATTTAATACCGTCTTACGGAAAAGGTCTTTTACAAAATCCTTATCATCAGCGTCTTTGTACAGCCTCGGCACTGAGAATGCATCTTTACCTTCGGTCGACAAAACTTTCAATTGCTTGCTTATCATCGTATTTACTACAGGAATATCATCAACCCAGGTAAGCTTGTAATCTTCAAGGTATTCATACAGCTTTTCATTAGGCGCAATGACTTCAGTAAAAAGGTCAAATACAAATTTGCGGTCTTCCTCAAAGTCATTGTCACGGTTGTGCATGTACTTTCGGTAAACATCGCTCTCCTTAACTGCATCAAGCAAAATCAGGATGTAGTCATCATTATTTTTCCAGTTGTTTATCTTGCGGTCTTCCAGTGCAATGCTCAGTGAATTATTCTCATCAAGAAGCAGTAGTACCTTATTGTTGACAAACTTTCGGTTAGGGTTACGGTCGGCTGCGGTAGCAAGGTGCTTTTTTGCAGATTTATCAATGAAATCTTCCTCGCTTTTCCTAAGTTCTGTCAGGGCTGAAACCATAATAAGGTAAAGGTCACGGATGTTTTCAATGCTTTGGAAAAGAAATTTTTCCTCTTTTTCAAGATTGTCTGAATTATTCTGATGCATTGCGTAGATTGACTGCATCACCTTAACACGTATATGTCTCCTGTTTACCATCCTGCCCGTAAGAACTTTTTAAAATTAACGAAGCGAAAGATTGCTCTTTCGCTCCGCAAAAATACTAATTATATTGTAAGCCGAAATTATTTCGCCATATCTTTTTACGCTCGTCAATGCGGTTTTGGGCAATAGCCATAGCCGCCTGCTGCGTAGTGATGTTGTTAGCCTCGGCAAAGTTGAATATCTCAAGCGTAGTGTTGTAGATGTTCTCTGTCCTTCTTAGCGCTTCTTCTTTACCGTAACCTACAATCTCACCATACACGTTGATGATACCACCGGCGTTGATAAGGAAGTCAGGTGCATAAAGAATACCTCTCTCCTGAAGTTTTTTACCGTGTATCTGCTCATTGGCAAGCTGGTTGTTTGCAGCGCCTGCGATTACCTTAGCTTTAAGCCTCTCGATGGTGTCATCATTTACTGTAGCGCCAAGAGCACATGGAGCGTAAATGTCAACGTCAGCGCCATATAGGTCATCGCCACGGTATATCTGTGCACCATATTTAGAACCAACTTCCTGAAGGCGTGCTTCATTAATATCGCTGATGATTACCACAGCGCCTTCTTTTGTAAGATAGTCAATAAGTGTTTCACCAACGTGGCCTGTACCCTGAACTAGAACTTTTTTCCTGCCAGGCTGTCTGAGCCAAACTGGTGCCTTGCAGCAGCTTTCATACCCATGTAAACGCCATAAGCTGTTACTGGAGAAGGGTTGCCTGAACCTCCCCTGGCCTCGCTGATACCTGTAACGTGAGGTGTTACGTCACGGATAAGGTCCATATCCGGTGTAGTTGTACCTACATCTTCAGCTGTAATATATTTTCCGCTAAGCGAGTGGATGAACTGCCCGAACTTCACCATCATTTCCGGTGTCTTTTCTGTTTTGGCATCGCCTATGATCACCGCTTTACCGCCACCAAGGTTTAGCCCTGAAATGGCCGACTTATAGGTCATACCGCGCGAAAGCCTTAATACATCGTTAAGCGCTTCCCATTCATTAGCATATTTCCACATCCTTGTGCCGCCAAGCGCAGGGCCTAAAACAGTATTATGTATACCGATAATTGCTTTTAATCCGGTATCTTTGTCATGGCAAAAAACAATTTGTTCATGCTCGTTGAAAGATGCCTGGCCAAAAACAGGATCAGCCTTAGTTATTTCATTTGCGTTGATCACTTCTGTTATCATGCTAATACTTTTTAAATTGAAATTTATTCAAAAACAGGATACAAAAATACACTTATAATTAAGATACGACAAAATTGTTCATTATTTTTAAATTTTCAACAATGTTTTAAGATGGTAATTTCAATTTAAATTTTTAAATCAAGATTATTTTTTTAACATATACACTGACTTTTATAAGCCTTATAATAAAATACAATGAAAGAACTTCAGTACTTAAATAAATACTTTGCCAAATATAAATTTCAATTTCTTTTAGGTATATTCATTACCATTATTGCACAGATTTTTTCACTTTTCACACCTGAATTTATAGGTGACTCTATTAAAGCGATTGAGGATTTTTATAAAAATGGCAATATTCCTGCTGAAACGGTAAAAAGTGAATTGCTCACAAATATTTTACTTATAGTTGCCACTACGCTGGTTGCAGGGGTATTGACATTTGCCATGCGCCAAACACTTATAGTAATGTCGCGCCATATTGAGTTTGACCTGAAGAACGAGATATTCAGGCATTATGAGGCCTTATCACAAAATTTCTACAAAAAGAACCGCACCGGTGACCTTATGAACCGCATAAGCGAAGATGTGAACAAAGTACGCCAATACGTAGGCCCGGCTATCATGT
This genomic interval carries:
- the yajC gene encoding preprotein translocase subunit YajC, which codes for MEQLQQFLPIILMFAVVYFLMIRPQQKKMKLEKQFESELKVGDKIITKSGIHGKIAEITEGNATVVIETMAGKLKMERSAISPELSQKLNAPKEEKK
- a CDS encoding DUF1573 domain-containing protein, whose translation is MIKKLFTVAAVASLALTACNKENAALRIDDTAARQAEMAHANSGKLAEAKFESLEHDFGDIKSGEKVEHVYKFTNTGTADLVISSAKPSCGCTVPSYTQTPVKPGESGEIKAVFDSTGKSGSQNKTITVTMNTVKGTETLTFKANITGGATAIAAPAH
- a CDS encoding YdeI family protein, translated to MEKEVKVWDKQHEWAVEIESLKTILAKTQLVETVKWGAPVYTYNGKNVVGIAGFKNYFTLWFYKGVLLKDEAGKLVSADDKTKSLRQWRFASVNELDEKLILHYVNEAIEIEKAGLAIKPEKKSNAVPELLQQALGENDELKAAFSKLTPGKQREYSEYIAEAKQEKTKLSRLEKIKPMILEGKGLNDKYK
- the pepT gene encoding peptidase T, which produces MQHIIDRFISYVTVDTESDPNSNTTPSTAKQWDLANQLVEELKAIGMQDVTIDEHAYIMATLPSNVEHDVPVIGFISHFDTTPDFTGANVKPQIIKDYDGGDIILNKEQDIVLSPSYFSDLLQYKGQTIITTDGTTLLGADDKAGITEIVTAMEYLIQHPEIKHGKIRVGFTPDEEIGRGAHKFDVAKFGAEWAYTMDGSQIGELEYENFNAAGAKITFKGKSVHPGYAKGKMINSMLLANKFISKLPKEEVPERTSGYEGFFHVTGISGSIEETTVQLIIRDHDKRRFEKRKALVKQISDKINRKYKKQFGGDIAVCEINDQYFNMKEKVEPVMHIVEIAERAMNELGIKPIIKPIRGGTDGSQLSYMGLPCPNIFAGGHNFHGKYEYVPVESMQRAVEVIVKIAEITAEKK
- the nusB gene encoding transcription antitermination factor NusB, which gives rise to MVNRRHIRVKVMQSIYAMHQNNSDNLEKEEKFLFQSIENIRDLYLIMVSALTELRKSEEDFIDKSAKKHLATAADRNPNRKFVNNKVLLLLDENNSLSIALEDRKINNWKNNDDYILILLDAVKESDVYRKYMHNRDNDFEEDRKFVFDLFTEVIAPNEKLYEYLEDYKLTWVDDIPVVNTMISKQLKVLSTEGKDAFSVPRLYKDADDKDFVKDLFRKTVLNEVELTKEFIDKTPNWDTERIAEVDAIILKMAICEFLKFPSIPVKVTINEYLEIAKEYSTPKSSIFINGILDNLVKEYQGGNKMIKTGRGLL
- a CDS encoding ATP-binding protein — translated: MSDQKVNDTTLPDFLSSEGELGQLIREFNWAETPLGPISSWSQSLRTTINLMLNSTNPIWIGWGPENTFLYNDAYIDVLGINKHPWALGRPASVVWEEIWDVCGPMSDKVYNEAKSTVGEDVQLFMNRGDFMEEVYYSFNYSPVFDENGKVSGLFCPNFETTPKILSVRRTRTLSELAGKALAEKTINAACSTAAATLAKNKEDIPFAVIYLLDSSGKCAIRKQITGLEQDHLYFPEKIDFSKPEKCATQTAIERVCEGSAFTVADYGNTDMLPLGMAGERITSAAAYPLVVSGRPIGAVIFGMSPNLRFDNEYSTFFEMASAQVSKALQNATAIEDERRRLEEMAELDKAKTAFFSNISHEFRTPLTLMLGTLEDLMQNYSLDVKEQQIVETTHRNALRLLKLVNTLLDFSLVESGRLKARFAPVKLSKLTENLAGNFRSVIEKAGMNFSVEVSDLGEPVFVDRQMWEKIVFNLLSNAFKYTLKGSVTLSLQKDSGNVVLKVTDTGLGIPKKELPNMFSRFHRIHSVTGRSYEGSGIGLSMIRELVLQHGGDIRVESIEGKGSTFTVTIPLGSGHLPQEQVYDAENIAEETVSGHYVTEAGTLLDIDNETKQNKNRLFKDTILIADDNADMRRHLSSILEDEYNIITVANGKEALDTAGHMNPALILSDIMMPVMDGIEMLKEIKKNPITAMIPVVLLTARAGEESRIEGYETGADDYLVKPFSAKELTARIRSQIKITKTRDHIRKQLHNVFMQSPMAVSILRGSDFVIEMANPYMLELWGKDLNKVLNKPIAEALPEAVDQGFDKLLTQVFETGESYIDEECPFYHQKDGSRKELYVKFIYKAMYDEDNNPAGIIVVAHDVTQQVISRKAVEESEAKFRHLIRKAPMGIIIVKGPDLVFEEANDRYLQYRGKTAKQIIGKPMTIAIPQLKGTAIEKNALTLLNTGKEQIHKEVAAEVEKDGKIETRYFNSIFQPLIEGDKVTGVIMIIDDVTEEVIARKLKEQNEKDLQLVLETMPHMAFRGDANGKINYYNQKYYEYTGLTFEEAKNDGWRKAIHPDMLDKMARDWQQAIKDGVEYGETFLIRRKDGMYRWHLSRVVALHDEQGNVTQWVGTMTDIHDQKIFSEKLEAMVNHRTEELHRSNTLLARKNTELEQSNRELESFNYIASHDLQEPLRKIRTFINMLGDGARNENFETYLSKIDSSAERMSQLINAVLSYSRLSGSSDNFVQTNLNEILRHVITDFELVIEEKGAIIESTDLPAIDAVPFQVNQLFCNLISNSLKYSTRKPVIKISSTVVHGYDIPEFIGKEIGQKFAEIRFTDNGIGFEEQYSRQIFKLFQRLHGRTEYSGTGIGLSICKRIVDKHNGYIRAESVLGEGSTFIILLPLKQNNR